The proteins below come from a single Chitinophaga pinensis DSM 2588 genomic window:
- a CDS encoding ABC transporter ATP-binding protein has translation MDTVVLENISKSYIKDAPPALENVSFSVKKGELFGLIGPDGAGKSTIFRILTTLLLSDAGKATVAGYDVVKDFHQIRSCVGYMPGKFSLYQDLTVEENLNFFATLFGTTIAENYALIKDIYEQIAPFKDRRAGKLSGGMKQKLALSCALVHRPEVLFLDEPTTGVDAVSRQEFWDMLKRLKNEGITIVVSTPYMDEASLCERIALIQTGHILSIDTPDNIVAAYPGKLYALRSPKVHLLLPDTRSYEGIRQCYAAGEKLHVAFQEDGKDHPAQLLTYLKNKGHQTVDIKEIRPDIEDCFIEKLSNPK, from the coding sequence ATGCGCCTCCGGCATTGGAAAATGTATCCTTCTCAGTAAAGAAAGGAGAGCTTTTCGGACTGATAGGGCCGGATGGCGCCGGTAAATCTACCATCTTCCGCATACTGACTACCTTATTGTTGTCAGACGCCGGTAAGGCTACCGTAGCCGGATATGACGTGGTGAAAGACTTCCACCAGATCCGTAGCTGCGTAGGATACATGCCAGGCAAGTTTTCACTTTATCAGGACCTGACCGTAGAAGAAAACCTGAATTTCTTTGCCACACTGTTTGGTACGACCATCGCTGAAAACTATGCGCTGATCAAAGATATCTACGAACAGATTGCGCCCTTTAAAGACAGACGTGCCGGTAAGTTATCAGGTGGGATGAAACAGAAACTCGCACTTTCCTGTGCACTGGTGCACCGGCCGGAAGTACTCTTTCTTGACGAACCTACCACAGGTGTCGACGCTGTATCGCGTCAGGAGTTCTGGGACATGCTGAAACGCCTTAAAAATGAAGGCATCACCATCGTCGTCTCTACGCCTTATATGGATGAAGCCAGTCTTTGTGAAAGAATCGCTTTGATCCAGACAGGACACATCCTCTCCATCGATACACCGGATAATATCGTAGCTGCTTACCCTGGCAAATTGTACGCACTCAGGTCGCCGAAAGTACACCTGTTATTGCCGGATACAAGAAGCTATGAAGGCATCAGGCAATGTTATGCTGCAGGCGAAAAACTGCATGTTGCCTTTCAGGAAGATGGAAAAGACCATCCTGCACAATTGCTGACTTACCTCAAAAACAAAGGTCATCAGACAGTAGATATAAAGGAGATAAGACCGGATATCGAGGATTGTTTTATCGAAAAATTAAGTAACCCGAAATAG
- a CDS encoding ABC transporter permease, whose protein sequence is MKQFMVFVRKEFYHVFRDRRTLLILFGLPIMQILLFGYALTTEIKNAEIIIVDHAGDAASQQLTTMIAASKYFDINRSTASDEDIYKAFRQGKVKCAVVFPTGFGNDLLNGQVAQLQVIADASDPNTAKTLTNYITAIVADYQQQVNPTANIPMRIDPVTRMLYNPELNGSMNFVPGVMALVLMIICTTLTSVSIVREKEMGTMEILLVSPFKPVYVVLAKAVPYLALAMVDFVIILILSVLALEMPVRGNLALLFFESTLFIISCLSLGLLISSVTRSQQTAMMVSMMGMMLPTILFTGFIFPLENMPLPLQLISNLLPSRWFYVIVKAVMLKGLGIGVVWKETLILAGMTLVLLTISIKSFKTRLS, encoded by the coding sequence ATGAAACAATTCATGGTATTTGTCAGAAAGGAATTTTATCACGTCTTCCGGGACAGGCGTACCCTGCTGATACTCTTCGGACTGCCGATCATGCAGATCCTCCTTTTCGGCTACGCGCTCACCACCGAGATCAAAAATGCGGAGATCATTATTGTAGATCATGCCGGGGATGCCGCTTCGCAACAGCTGACTACCATGATCGCTGCCAGCAAATATTTTGATATCAACAGAAGCACTGCTTCAGATGAAGATATTTATAAAGCATTTAGGCAAGGGAAGGTAAAATGCGCGGTGGTATTCCCGACTGGCTTTGGAAATGATCTGCTGAACGGACAGGTGGCACAGTTACAGGTGATAGCTGATGCTTCTGATCCGAATACGGCCAAAACGCTGACTAATTATATTACTGCGATTGTAGCGGATTATCAGCAACAGGTCAATCCGACGGCTAACATCCCGATGCGGATAGACCCCGTTACCCGTATGCTCTATAATCCCGAACTGAATGGTTCGATGAACTTTGTACCTGGTGTAATGGCCCTGGTATTGATGATCATCTGTACTACACTGACCTCCGTATCCATCGTAAGAGAAAAGGAAATGGGTACCATGGAAATACTGCTGGTATCGCCATTCAAACCCGTTTATGTGGTACTGGCAAAAGCAGTGCCTTATCTGGCACTGGCGATGGTCGATTTCGTCATCATACTGATACTAAGTGTACTTGCCCTGGAAATGCCGGTCAGGGGAAACCTGGCACTTCTGTTCTTCGAAAGCACACTGTTTATTATCAGCTGTCTTTCCCTCGGATTACTGATCTCCAGCGTCACCCGTTCCCAGCAGACGGCCATGATGGTCTCTATGATGGGCATGATGTTGCCTACCATTCTTTTTACAGGTTTCATCTTTCCGTTGGAGAATATGCCCTTACCGCTTCAGTTGATTTCCAATCTGCTGCCATCCCGCTGGTTTTACGTCATCGTAAAAGCCGTGATGTTGAAAGGGTTGGGTATCGGAGTGGTCTGGAAAGAAACACTCATACTGGCAGGTATGACCCTGGTATTACTAACCATCAGTATTAAAAGCTTTAAAACACGGCTGTCATGA
- a CDS encoding ABC transporter ATP-binding protein: protein MNNKAITCKDLTKRFGDFFAVNHISFEVEQGEIFGFLGANGAGKTTAMRMLCGLSYPTSGEATVAGFNVFGQQEEIKKNIGYMSQKFSLYESLTVRENIRFYGGVYGLSDKQLKEKGDELIEKLGMQQEAKMMVGSLPLGWKQKLAFSVAIIHQPRIVFLDEPTGGVDPVTRRQFWDLIYDAAERGITVFVTTHYMDEAEYCNRISIMVDGRIDALDTPANLRRQFGANSMNEVFYALARSAKRSAD from the coding sequence ATGAACAACAAGGCAATCACCTGTAAAGATCTTACCAAACGTTTCGGGGACTTCTTTGCAGTCAATCATATCTCATTCGAAGTGGAACAAGGGGAGATTTTCGGCTTCCTTGGCGCCAATGGCGCCGGCAAGACGACAGCTATGCGTATGCTCTGCGGACTGTCTTACCCTACTTCAGGAGAAGCGACCGTAGCGGGTTTTAATGTGTTCGGACAACAGGAAGAGATTAAAAAGAATATTGGCTATATGAGTCAGAAATTCTCACTGTATGAGAGTCTGACCGTAAGAGAAAATATCCGTTTCTATGGCGGCGTATATGGCTTATCAGATAAACAGCTAAAAGAGAAGGGAGACGAACTGATTGAAAAGCTAGGTATGCAGCAGGAAGCAAAGATGATGGTGGGGAGTCTGCCGCTGGGCTGGAAACAAAAGCTCGCATTCTCTGTAGCCATTATCCACCAACCCCGGATTGTATTCCTGGATGAACCGACTGGTGGCGTAGATCCCGTTACAAGGAGACAGTTCTGGGACCTGATCTATGATGCAGCAGAAAGGGGGATTACAGTATTCGTTACCACGCACTACATGGATGAAGCAGAATACTGTAACCGGATCTCCATCATGGTGGATGGGCGCATAGATGCACTGGATACACCAGCGAACTTACGCCGGCAATTCGGGGCAAACTCCATGAACGAAGTATTTTATGCACTGGCGAGAAGCGCAAAACGCTCTGCCGACTAA